Proteins encoded by one window of Podarcis muralis chromosome 11, rPodMur119.hap1.1, whole genome shotgun sequence:
- the PIAS2 gene encoding E3 SUMO-protein ligase PIAS2, which yields MADFEELRNMVSSFRVSELQVLLGFAGRNKSGRKHDLLMRALHLLKSGCSPAVQIKIRELYRRRYPRTIEGLSDLSSLKPSVFNLDSSSSPVEPDLAVAGLHPIPSTSVTPQSPSSPLSSVLLQDTKPRFEMQQPSPPIPPVHPDVQLKSLPFYDVLDVLIKPTSLVQSSIQRFQEKFFIFALTPQQVREICISSNYPSSLCIKVNGKLFPLPGYAPPPKNGIEQKRPGRPLNITSLVRLSSAVPNQISISWASEIGKNYSMSVYLVRQLTSAMLLQRLKMKGIRNPDHSRALIKEKLTADPDSEIATTSLRVSLMCPLGKMRLTIPCRAVTCTHLQCFDAALYLQMNEKKPTWICPVCDKKAAYESLILDGLFMEILNECSDVDEIKFQEDGSWCPMRPKKEALKVVSPQCTKVESSSMVSKPCSTPISEVSKKKVDVIDLTAESSSDEEEDAPPKRKCIYMSDTQASPTKGVLMYQPSTVRVPGVSTVDPSAIPPSLTDYSVPFHHPPISSISSDLPGLDFLSLIPVDPQQYCPPMFLDSLTSTLPTSTTPGNIITSTSHHESSTRVSSSGRSETAVITSSSGSNIPDIISLD from the exons AATATGGTATCAAGTTTTCGGGTCTCTGAACTACAAGTGCTGTTGGGCTTTGCTGGACGTAATAAAAGTGGACGCAAACATGACCTCCTAATGAGGGCATTGCACTTGCTGAAGAGTGGCTGCAGCCCAGCAGTTCAGATAAAGATCCGAGAACTCTACAGGCGACGATATCCCAGAACAATAGAAGGTCTTTCTGACTTGTCCTCTTTAAAGCCTTCAGTCTTCAATTTGGACAGCAGCTCATCTCCCGTGGAACCTGATTTAGCTGTTGCTGGTCTGCACCCAATACCATCTACATCAGTCACTCCTCAATCCCCATCCTCACCTCTTAGTTCAGTGCTGCTCCAGGACACAAAGCCTCGCTTTGAGATGCAGCAGCCTTCACCTCCAATTCCACCTGTGCATCCGGATGTTCAGCTGAAGAGCCTTCCCTTTTATGATGTACTAGATGTTCTAATCAAACCTACAAGCTTAG TACAGAGCAGTATTCAGAGGTTCCAGGAGAAGTTCTTTATCTTTGCTTTAACACCGCAGCAAGTCAGAGAAATCTGCATTTCCAG TAACTACCCTAGTAGCTTGTGCATAAAAGTAAATGGAAAGCTATTTCCATTGCCG GGATATGCTCCACCACCCAAAAATGGAATTGAGCAAAAGAGGCCTGGGCGCCCCTTGAATATTACATCTCTAGTCAGGCTATCCTCTGCAGTGCCAAATCAGATTTCTATTTCCTGGGCATCTGAAATTGGAAAG AATTACTCAATGTCTGTGTATCTTGTACGCCAACTCACTTCAGCCATGCTGCTACAGAGGCTAAAAATGAAAGGTATTCGAAACCCTGATCATTCCCGGGCACTAA ttaaAGAAAAACTCACCGCTGACCCAGATAGTGAAATTGCGACTACCAGTCTGCGAGTATCATTAATGTGTCCC CTGGGGAAAATGCGGCTGACAATTCCCTGCCGTGCCGTTACTTGTACCCACCTGCAGTGCTTTGATGCTGCTCTCTATCTacaaatgaatgaaaagaaaCCCACCTGGATATGTCCTGTGTGCGACAAGAAAGCTGCATATGAGAGTCTCATCTTAGATGG ACTCTTTATGGAAATTCTAAACGAATGTTCAGATGTAGATGAGATCAAATTCCAGGAGGATGGTTCCTGGTGCCCTATGAGGCCGAAGAAGGAGGCTCTGAAAGTTGTCAGCCCTCAGTGCACCAAGGTAGAAA GTTCCAGCATGGTCAGCAAGCCCTGCTCCACGCCAATCAGTGAGGTCAGCAAAAAGAAAGTTGACGTCATTGACCTCACAGCTGAGAGCTCGTCTGATGAAGAGGAAGATGCGCCTCCCAAAAGGAAATGCATATATATGTCTGACACACAAGCAAGTCCCACCAAAGG GGTGCTCATGTATCAGCCGTCTACTGTACGAGTGCCTGGAGTGAGCACAGTGGACCCTTCTGCTATTCCACCCTCATTAACGGACTACTCCGTACCATTCCACCACCCACCAATATCAAGTATTTCATCAGATTTACCTG GTttggattttctttctttaatcCCAGTTGACCCACAG CAGTACTGTCCTCCTATGTTTTTGGATAGTCTCACCTCGACGTTGCCAACAAGCACCACCCCCGGCAACATCATCACCTCCACCAGCCACCACGAGAGCAGCACTCGCGTTAGCTCCTCAGGCCGGAGCGAGACGGCAGTTATCACCAGCAGCAGCGGGAGCAACATTCCTGACATCATCTCTCTGGACTAA
- the LOC114606250 gene encoding elongation factor 2-like: MVNFTIDQIRAIMDKKSNIRNMSVIAHVDHGKSTLTDSLVCKAGIIASARAGETRFTDTRKDEQERCITIKSTAISLYYELSENDLAFIKQSKDGSGFLINLIDSPGHVDFSSEVTAALRVTDGALVVVDCVSGVCVQTETVLRQAIAERIKPVLMMNKMDRALLELQLEPEELYQTFQRIVENVNVIISTYGEGETGPMGNIMIDPVIGTVGFGSGLHGWAFTLKQFAEMYVAKFAAKGEKAQLPAAERAKKVEDMMKKLWGDKYFDPANGKFSKSATNPDGKKLPRTFCQLILDPIFKVFDAIMNFKKEEASKLIEKLDIKLDAEDREKEGKPLLKAVMRRWLPAGDALLQMITIHLPSPVTAQKYRCELLYEGPPDDEAAMGVKNCDPKGPLMMYISKMVPTSDKGRFYAFGRVFSGIVSTGQKVRIMGPNYTPGKKEDLYLKPIQRTILMMGRYVEPIEDVPCGNIVGLVGVDQFLVKTGTITTFEHAHNMRVMKFSVSPVVRVAVEAKNPADLPKLVEGLKRLAKSDPMVQCIIEESGEHIVAGAGELHLEICLKDLEEDHACIPIKKSDPVVSYRETVSEESTQMCLSKSPNKHNRLYMKARPFPDGLAEDIDKGDVSSRQELKQRARYLAEKYEWDVSEARKIWCFGPDGTGPNILVDITKGVQYLNEIKDSVVAGFQWATKEGVLCEENMRGVRFDIHDVTLHADAIHRGGGQIIPTARRVLYASALTAQPRLMEPIYLVEIQCPEQVVGGIYGVLNRKRGHVFEESQVAGTPMFVVKAYLPVNESFGFTADLRSNTGGQAFPQCVFDHWQILPGDPYDANSRPFQVVAETRKRKGLKEGIPPLDNFLDKL; this comes from the exons GTGAATTTCACAATAGACCAGATCCGTGCGATCATGGACAAAAAGTCCAACATCAGGAACATGTCTGTGATTGCTCATGTTGACCATGGCAAGTCCACCCTTACAGATTCATTGGTGTGTAAAGCAGGTATCATAGCTTCAGCCAGAGCTGGTGAAACACGATTTACTGACACACGGAAAGATGAGCAGGAAAGATGCATCACAATCAAGTCTAC GGCCATTTCTCTCTACTACGAGCTCTCAGAAAATGATTTAGCCTTCATCAAACAATCCAAAGATGGCTCTGGCTTTCTCATTAATTTAATCGACTCCCCTGGGCATGTGGATTTCTCCTCTGAAGTCACAGCAGCACTTCGTGTCACTGATGGTGCTCTTGTAGTTGTTGACTGTGTTTCAG GGGTTTGTGTGCAGACTGAGACAGTGCTCCGCCAAGCGATTGCTGAGCGTATCAAGCCAGTGCTGATGATGAATAAGATGGATCGTGCTTTGCTGGAGCTGCAGTTAGAGCCGGAAGAACTTTACCAGACCTTCCAGCGTATCGTAGAAAACGTCAATGTTATAATATCCACTTATGGAGAGGGTGAAACTGGACCCATGGGTAATATTATG ATTGATCCAGTCATTGGTACTGTTGGCTTTGGCTCTGGCCTGCATGGTTGGGCTTTTACTCTGAAACAGTTTGCCGAGATGTATGTAGCCAAATTTGCTGCCAAAGGGGAAAAAGCACAGCTGCCAGCAGCAGAAAGAGCCAAGAAGGTAGAAGACATGATGAAAAAGCTATGGGGAGACAA GTATTTTGACCCGGCAAATGGAAAATTCAGTAAATCGGCAACCAACCCCGATGGAAAGAAATTGCCGCGGACTTTCTGCCAACTCATCCTGGATCCTATTTTTAAG GTCTTCGATGCCATTATGAACTTTAAGAAGGAAGAAGCGTCCAAACTGATAGAGAAACTGGACATCAAGCTGGATGCTGAAGACCGAGAAAAGGAGGGGAAGCCACTGCTCAAG GCTGTAATGCGTCGCTGGCTTCCTGCCGGTGATGCCTTACTTCAGATGATTACCATCCACTTGCCTTCCCCTGTTACGGCGCAGAAATATCGCTGTGAACTTCTGTATGAGGGACCGCCTGATGATGAAGCAGCTATGG GTGTTAAGAACTGTGATCCAAAGGGCCCTTTGATGATGTACATCTCCAAAATGGTCCCCACGTCTGACAAAGGTCGTTTCTATGCCTTTGGGCGGGTCTTCTCTGGCATTGTTTCCACAGGCCAGAAAGTACGAATCATGGGGCCAAACTATACCCCAGGAAAGAAGGAAGATCTCTACCTGAAGCCCATTCAAAG AACCATTTTGATGATGGGTCGTTATGTTGAGCCCATTGAGGATGTACCTTGTGGCAACATTGTTGGCCTAGTTGGTGTTGACCAGTTTTTGGTGAAGACGGGCACCATTACCACCTTTGAACATGCCCACAACATGAGAGTGATGAAATTTAGTGTTAGCCCAGTTGTGCGGGTTGCAGTTGAAGCAAAAAACCCTGCCGACCTACCAAAACTAGTGGAAGGTCTAAAGCGTCTCGCCAAGTCTGACCCTATGGTCCAG TGCATTATTGAGGAATCTGGAGAGCACATTGTTGCTGGAGCTGGTGAGCTGCATCTGGAAATTTGCCTGAAAGATCTGGAAGAGGACCATGCCTGTATTCCCATCAAG AAATCAGACCCGGTAGTATCTTATCGGGAGACAGTCTCTGAAGAATCGACCCAGATGTGCTTGTCCAAATCCCCCAACAAGCACAACCGGTTGTATATGAAAGCCCGCCCTTTCCCTGACGGGTTGGCAGAAGATATAGACAAAGGGGATGTCAGCTCCCGCCAAGAGCTGAAGCAACGGGCTCGGTACCTGGCCGAGAAGTACGAGTGGGATGTGTCTGAAGCACGGAAGATCTGGTGCTTTGGTCCCGACGGAACAGGCCCCAACATCCTGGTGGACATCACCAAAGGGGTCCAGTACCTCAATGAAATAAAGGATAGCGTGGTCGCCGGATTCCAGTGGGCAACGAAAGAG GGCGTTCTGTGTGAGGAGAACATGCGGGGAGTTCGCTTTGACATCCATGATGTTACTCTCCATGCTGATGCCATCCACCGGGGTGGTGGGCAAATCATCCCAACTGCAAGGAGGGTTCTGTATGCCTCTGCCTTGACTGCCCAGCCCCGATTGATGGAACCCATCTATCTTGTCGAGATTCAG TGCCCAGAACAAGTGGTTGGAGGCATTTATGGTGTGCTGAATCGAAAACGTGGTCATGTTTTTGAAGAGTCCCAAGTAGCTGGGACACCCATGTTTGTGGTCAAAGCATATCTGCCAGTTAATGAGTCTTTTG GTTTCACTGCTGATTTGAGATCCAATACCGGTGGCCAGGCTTTCCCACAATGCGTCTTTGATCACTGGCAGATTTTGCCCGGAGACCCCTACGATGCTAATTCACGACCCTTCCAAGTCGTGGCTGAAACACGCAAACGCAAAGGCTTGAAGGAAGGTATTCCACCTCTGGACAACTTCCTAGACAAATTGTAA